A region of Cellulophaga sp. RHA19 DNA encodes the following proteins:
- a CDS encoding L-dopachrome tautomerase-related protein — MKKLSYIIAISILFIACKEKPKDKVKSNVNKTEASISKVTQIATFKGQQVTGVTVSNNGRVFVNFPRWRKGVHNSVVEVTNGSNSPFPNKEWNSWEIGDTVEATKFVGVQSVVVYDNLIYVLDTRSPLFQEVLDAPRIFVFNIDSKTLEHTYILDKGTYHANSYINDLRLDKKNNKIYFTDSGNSGLVILDLNTEKFTRVLDNHSSTEAEVSFLTFDDKKWTNSVNSDGIALDTKNDKLYYHALTGYSLYSIPTASLILKDSVALEKEVTFEAKTSAPDGMIFDQNGNLYYADLEHNKIMYRKPDGSTHTLLKGDAVKWADTFSIYNGYLYYTNSRINEVTANISDMEFTVNKIELAKN; from the coding sequence CAAAAGTTACTCAAATAGCAACTTTTAAAGGGCAGCAAGTAACTGGTGTAACTGTAAGCAATAATGGGCGTGTTTTTGTAAATTTCCCCAGATGGAGGAAAGGAGTTCATAATTCTGTAGTAGAAGTAACAAATGGTTCTAACTCGCCTTTTCCTAACAAAGAGTGGAACTCTTGGGAAATTGGAGATACAGTAGAAGCTACTAAATTTGTTGGTGTGCAATCTGTAGTTGTTTATGATAACCTTATTTATGTTTTAGATACTAGAAGTCCTCTTTTTCAAGAAGTACTAGATGCACCTAGGATCTTTGTATTTAATATAGACTCCAAAACATTAGAGCATACTTACATTTTGGATAAAGGCACTTATCACGCTAATTCTTATATTAATGATTTACGACTAGATAAAAAGAATAACAAAATTTACTTTACAGATTCTGGTAATTCTGGACTCGTAATTTTAGATTTAAATACTGAGAAATTTACTAGAGTTTTAGACAATCACTCTTCTACCGAGGCAGAAGTTAGCTTTTTAACTTTTGATGATAAAAAATGGACAAATTCTGTAAATTCTGACGGGATTGCTTTAGATACTAAAAATGATAAATTATACTACCATGCACTTACAGGTTATAGTTTATATAGCATACCTACTGCTTCACTAATTTTAAAAGATAGTGTTGCTTTAGAAAAAGAAGTAACTTTTGAAGCTAAAACATCTGCTCCTGACGGAATGATTTTTGACCAAAATGGAAACTTATATTACGCAGATTTAGAACACAATAAAATTATGTATCGTAAACCAGACGGTAGCACACATACTTTGCTTAAGGGTGATGCTGTAAAATGGGCAGACACCTTTAGTATATACAATGGATATTTATATTATACCAACTCTAGAATAAATGAGGTAACCGCAAATATTTCTGATATGGAGTTTACAGTTAATAAAATTGAATTAGCAAAAAACTAA